Proteins encoded within one genomic window of Besnoitia besnoiti strain Bb-Ger1 chromosome II, whole genome shotgun sequence:
- a CDS encoding PIK3R4 kinase-related protein (encoded by transcript BESB_039400), with the protein MAFSLTPYSPILSTYRTDPYYSSVPSPLTSDSSNHPASKNAPAICATQLPLACFTPSAASHFTGLGVDFCQSHPGLTWQVSTRQSIRSDTASTSVSHLSTGYPRRVPSTMLPSTCSHPSSAVTVGRPPKLTDTAAFAVAQSNAAAAATQAAHSAGLLLGRSQARAAGIPTSPANGHQRANHGMGTHRSAGICGGVSTAGTPSLSPSASGTRANAPPSLSSLLLASPVSPFSASLPASPCSQPPVRRSYMPSFSPSLGNPSVGKSPTSGSTTTRLTPTHQKHSQFPSAPVSARQVNVSGGAGGAVKTPMANQSPPKELNAAARPGESQAVHSKASARVSQQAGTKAPTLLTSASASSRKSDTRHTDLNAQKRDGLASSWFQTVCESAAVDEEKVRRCCCNAPIQPSVLQKHPAELEGRVIYSNTDAIIRGVEDATRAGVLSQLLKHSTSPDWDASPSLAVETLQLDKLLQSAIYGAVFRANLHRSQAKPRPDKRACGRDGNAEVEEKNGDNIRIETVSEMVAVKVLSLELQLNASPSLQEDFLSELKFFPYMRNHPNMLTPYRVYVDAEQQLLFLVFPFAEYEDLFEVLKKRKQPFTEEEVRWLCRQLFDAVLELHRRGIGMRDLSLENVLIFRCPRTGLIIPKLTDPGQAVVACPEAAARARASAHPRTSARGSSCPDPGPVLLPPDKIFGKSFRPPEVYRQCRYDPYKVDSFCLGWMVYYLLTKHQLFQRAVPSDENWRLLASKDASDLLELLGKKNGAVLSVDGLDFTVQLLEEDPARRLSVRQALRHPFMTAKAVTPVYADRIFPNDPLSQQQHLLKQQHSRQLLFEKQQRLHRRLTHQRRLQFMQQEQQRQQQREALQTRCQEKNKISPTEEVSAPVAKRLTCSNVPSLTLKPSMVKQEQRVRLTPRRQVPVNGTSVDSASLCSDAVQRASTARTQTSDHGVPHASHDELRVAASPDQRTGITNKAPCPSAASNAGNLESGNRALVSEESALLVSKHAKDSAASRQAASETGASTARVVKAGDAPARASVSQEAPKREAIPAGEGASDAWMLRHHASATLAVLSAASTSSGGAATTPGSVMVDVVSKSSNARANGKRSKSLDVGKGRGPSSRSTDTGTSEEASCCGSDTDSSYTRGSRKDGPTSELLGRLGKEHGLADAKTKVSGLVSPRPLDSSLSSTRARRPSSHSGSPQKSTRHEECLTGRTIVCTRGSLAIAATAVASLLPSAGSRKAGQSTPREPGQSREENRRPCTGVVGMEGHAGKNSQSNIREGFSPAQPTVKSHSKAYVTPMPSISVGESSGAESAGSETRKVIATRRSSRQSVAAMIEKFQQMTSRSIAPADRPSSKGVSVASRLFRRMSSPRVSLSPSDMSFKSSE; encoded by the exons ATGGCATTTTCGTTAACACCGTACTCTCCGATATTGTCGACGTACCGCACGGACCCCTATTATTCCTCTGTGCCATCACCTCTCACAAGCGATTCCTCCAATCATCCCGCGTCAAAGAACGCGCCAGCCATCTGCGCGACCcagctgcctctcgcctGTTTCACTCCGAGCGCAGCCTCCCATTTCACGGGACTGGGCGTAGATTTTTGCCAAAGCCACCCAGGATTGACCTGGCAGGTCAGCACTCGCCAGAGCATCCGCAGCGACACCGCGTCCACTTCTGTTTCGCACCTTTCGACCGGATACCCAAGAAGAGTGCCTTCAACCATGCTTCCATCTACCTGTTCCCATCCCTCGTCAGCCGTCACTGTTGGCCGGCCTCCCAAGCTCACCGAtaccgccgccttcgccgtcgctcaaagcaacgcagcagcggcagctaCCCAAGCTGCTCATTCAGCAGGTCTTCTCCTCGGGCGCTCGCAGGCTCGAGCCGCAGGCATCCCCACCAGCCCCGCGAACGGTCACCAACGAGCGAACCACGGCATGGGGACGCACCGTAGTGCCGGGATATGCGGTGGTGTCTCGACTGCCGGTACACCATCGTTGTCTCCGTCTGCTTCTGGTACGCGGGCGAAcgctccgccgtcgctttcctccttgctgctcgcttcgcctgtctctccgttctccgcctccctgccggcgtcgccttgcTCGCAGCCGCCTGTGAGACGTTCCTACATGCCGTCGTTTTCGCCGTCCCTTGGCAACCCCTCCGTAGGCAAGTCGCCGACGTCAGGCTCGACAACGACCCGGCTGACTCCCACACATCAGAAGCACTCGCAGTTTCCGTCAGCCCCTGTGTCGGCTCGACAGGTCAATGTGTCTGGGGGAGCTGGAGGCGCTGTGAAGACGCCGATGGCGAATCAGTCGCCCCCGAAGGAGCTCaatgctgcagcgcggccaGGCGAATCGCAGGCAGTCCACAGCAAGGCATCTGCGCGGGTCAGCCAGCAGGCAGGAACCAAGGCTCCGACTTTGTTGACTAGTGCGTCAGCCAGCAGCAGAAAGAGCGACACGAGGCACACAGACTTGAACGCTCAGAAGAGGGACGGCTTGGCTTCGTCATGGTTCCAGACAGTCTGCGAAAGTGCGGCGGTCGATGAAGAGAAagtccgccgctgctgctgcaacGCGCCCATTCAGCCTAGCGTTCTG CAGAAACACCCTGCTGAGCTAGAAGGCCGTGTCATCTACAGCAATACCGATGCCATTATCCGGGGTGTTGAGGATGCAACGCGAGCTGGCGTGCTGTCCCAGCTGCTCAAGCACTCCACCAGCCCCGACTGGgatgcgtcgccgtcgctcgcagTTGAGACTCTGCAGCTCGACAAGCTCCTGCAAAGTGCGATCTACGGGGCGGTCTTTAGAGCCAACTTGCATCGAAGccaggcgaagccgcgaccTGATAAGCGCGCATGTGGTCGCGACGGAAACGCTGAGGTTGAAGAGAAGAACGGTGATAATATCCGGATCGAGACAGTCTCTGAGATGGTTGCCGTGAAGGTCCTCTCGCTGGAGCTGCAACTCAACGCCTCGCCCTCACTTCAAGAAG ATTTCTTATCGGAGCTAAAGTTCTTCCCCTACATGAGGAACCACCCAAATATGCTGACGCCCTACCGCGTGTACGTGGACGCCGAGCAACAGCTTCTGTTCCTCGTTTTCCCCTTTGCCGAGTACGAAGACCTTTTTGAGGTGCTCAAGAAAAGGAAGCAGCCGTTCACAGAGGAGGAAGTCCGCTGGCTATGCAGACAGCTGTTTGATGCTGTGCTTGAATTGCACCGAAGGGGAATCGGCATGCGAG ACCTGTCTCTGGAGAACGTGCTGATCTTCCGCTGCCCACGAACTGGACTCATCATTCCAAAGCTGACAGATCCTGGTCAAGCTGTCGTTGCGTGCCCTGAAGCTGCTGCCCGAGCGAGGGCATCCGCCCACCCTCGGACT TCTGCGCGTGGTTCTTCCTGCCCCGATCCTGGCCCTgtccttcttccgcctgaCAAGATTTTTGGGAAGAGCTTCCGCCCTCCCGAGGTGTATAGGCAGTGCAG GTACGACCCGTACAAGGTAGACAGCTTTTGTTTGGGATGGATGGTGTACTACCTCTTGACAAAGCACCAACTCTTTCAGCGGGCAGTCCCCAGCGATGAAAACTGGCGACTGCTTGCAAGCAAAGATGCATCGGACCTCTTGGAGCTATTGGGAAAGAAAAATGGAGCTGTTCTCTCGGTCGACGGTCTCGACTTCACCGTTCAGTTGCTCGAAGAGGATCCCGCACGACGACTCTCAGTCCGCCAAGCCTTGCGTCACCCGTTCATGACAGCGAAGGCAGTGACTCCGGTGTATGCTGACAGGATTTTCCCCAACGATCCTCTGTCGCAGCAGCAACATCTCctgaagcagcagcacaGTCGCCAGCTTCTTTTCGAAAAGCAGCAACGCCTGCATCGGCGCCTGACTCATCAGCGGCGTCTTCAGTTTATGCAGCAAGAGCAACaacgacagcagcagcgggaaGCTCTGCAAACGCGTTGCCAGGAGAAGAATAAAATCTCTCCCACTGAAGAAGTTTCTGCTCCCGTGGCAAAACGCCTCACATGTTCCAACGTTCCCTCTTTGACGCTGAAGCCGTCTATGGTCAAGCAAGAGCAGCGGGTGCGGCTAACGCCACGGCGGCAGGTGCCTGTCAATGGAACTTCAGTGGACAGCGCATCCCTTTGCTCAGATGCGGTTCAGAGAGCGTCCACAGCTAGAACTCAGACAAGCGACCACGGAGTGCCTCATGCTTCGCATGACGAGCTACGGGTGGCTGCCAGTCCTGACCAGCGAACTGGTATCACAAACAAGGCCCCTTGcccgtcggcggcctccaaCGCGGGGAATCTAGAAAGTGGAAACCGTGCTCTCGTCAGCGAGGAATCAGCACTGCTCGTTAGCAAGCACGCAAAGGACAGTGCGGCGTCACGCCAGGCTGCATCGGAGACCGGAGCATCAACTGCTCGGGTAGTCaaagcaggcgacgcgcctgcgcgggcaAGCGTGTCGCAGGAGGCACCGAAACGGGAGGCAATCCCTGCAGGCGAGGGGGCGTCTGATGCCTGGATGCTGCGTCACCACGCAAGTGCTACTCTGGCAGTTTTGTCTGCTGCATCTACATCCTCTGGAGGAGCGGCGACTACTCCGGGATCTGTGATGGTCGATGTCGTCAGCAAGTCCAGCAATGCACGAGCAAATGGGAAACGCAGCAAATCGCTCGACGTGGGCAAGGGTCGCGGCccaagcagccgcagcacagATACCGGTACAAGCGAAGAGGCATCTTGCTGCGGGAGCGACACCGACTCCTCGTACACACGGGGCTCACGGAAGGATGGACCAACTAGTGAACTGTTGGGGAGGCTGGGAAAGGAACATGGATTGGCTGACGCAAAAACGAAGGTGTCAGGGCTTGTATCGCCCCGGCCGCTGGACTCCTCGCTTTCGAGCACCAGGGCACGGAGACCGTCAAGTCATTCTGGAAGCCCCCAAAAGAGCACCCGACATGAAGAATGCCTCACCGGTAGGACTATCGTATGCACACGCGGTTCTCTAGCAATTGCTGCAACTGCTGTCGCATCTCTATTACCCTCGGCAGGAAGCCGTAAGGCGGGACAGAGCACTCCGCGGGAACCGGGACAATCCCGAGAGGAGAATCGCCGGCCTTGCACAGGAGTTGTGGGAATGGAGGGCCACGCAGGAAAAAACTCCCAAAGTAACATCAGGGAGGGGT